The following DNA comes from Anastrepha obliqua isolate idAnaObli1 chromosome 1, idAnaObli1_1.0, whole genome shotgun sequence.
tactgaacagaaatgtcaatagAGTTTGCCATTCTGAGctgccaaaccatagttatcgatatctgtagatctcatgcagctaaaaaaacaccttaTATGTATGCACTCCCTGTGTTCAAAATAGTAGTAGCGCGACGAATTaccaacttttaattttttgtatttttaattttttatttttttttttgtatttaatttttcttttatatttttatatacataagtatcgTGCATTCTACAAGAAATAACATATAACTCAAAGCTCTAAACtgtgtacaaaattcacaacaaattaacaaattaaaaaaaaaaaatacataaaaattgctcaaaagtatcgcgaatattGAATTTTCGCGGGTTACATATATTCGAATTTTTGGTACTCATATTTCTCACTCATGCCGGCGAGTTTGGCCATttttactgttaacaaacaaaaaacaaacaagttgggccattttgaatgttcagttaattgttgacagctgctttgcttgcgcgtgtttcggctcgtcttcgatttttacctattcaaaaagttggatcaaagaacctgtatcaaattttgtatgaaaatcgaaattaagtgcgcggatgcattccgaatgttgactgtgtcatacggagaagctattttggaccaaagcaacgtttatctgtggtacaaaatgttctcagaaggccgacaagatgtgaatgacgaaaagcgtgccggacgcccgagcacttcaacaacagatcaAATTTTTCGAtggagtgaagaaaatggtattggctaatcgtcgaatcaccgttagagaagttgctgagacctagacatatcgattggctcgtgccattcgatttttttcaatgatttgggcatgagacgggtcgccgcaaaaatTCGTACCGAAACTGctgaatttcgaccaaaagcagcatcgcatgaatatTGCCAATGAGATATTGGAccctgtccgcgacgacccaaatttgctccagagggtcataactggtgacgaatcgtttgttgttgtttatggttatgacgtggaaaccaaagctcaatcatctcaatggagttatgcgcaatttgcgctaaGCATTCCGCCAgcaacgcccggatttgtggaagaaggaaaattggctcttgcatcacgataacgcccctgctcacacatcaatgcttgtgcgcgactttttggccaaaaacaacacactaatgatgccacagccaccgtattccccagatctggtccccctgtgactttttcttgtttccgaaactgaagaggcccatgaaaggacgacactACGCTACggtgacgagataaagacggcatcgagagaggagctgaacaagataaaaacatgattttttgaagtgcttcgaagattggaaaaacgttggcacaagtgcataatatctcatggggactactttgaaggggacaaaatagatatttatgaataaatatataaataatttttgaaataacacaaaattcgcgatactttttgagcacacctcgtatatcaTTTTTAATGTTCAAATCGAAGTCTTGCCAggattcatcattaaataaccCCTCCACATATTTTTCCCAAGTAGTTTTTACTTATTCTTGGCCTGAAATTATTTCATTTCCTTCGTTCATGAGAACACCgaaggtttttttcttttactaattCATTAAAACTTTACTTTTAAACTTTTGTTACATATATAAACAAGTAAGATTAACAAAAAGGAATTAGAGCGAATTATAGAACTCCTCAAGTGTGATATATAGTCGTATTAGACGTATTTTTGGATCGGATCGAATGTCAAATAGCGaagttaaaattcaaattaaaaaatatcgtttttaagaataaccaaaaacaaacaaattatagTACTGAAATCTTCTcaacataaactttaaatgtagGGGTAGAATTTTGCCCCTTTTTTTCAATCCAGTCTAGCAACATAAATTCCAAAATGgcaggaaacaaaaaaaaaatatttaattaaatttcatttgattccgaattttatttaatcatgcagtaaaaaataacaatttcgcTTTTTCTCTCTTTCAGCTTAACCCATCGtgagatatttgaaaaaaacaaaaacgcgaCACACACTTGTCAATTTGCAAAGCTGTCACTGTAGTCCGTAACATTCGTACACACACAGCCGTGAGCATGCCTGGAGTGGCAGTGCAGATAATAAACACATCGGAGGAGCACACCTTCGTGCTGAACGAAGATGCGTTAAGCGAAGTGCTGATGCGTGACGAGGTGAAGGATCGCTTCGTTTGTGTCGTATCGGTGGCTGGCGCATTTCGAAAAGGCAAAAGTTTTCTACTCGACTTTTTCCTGCGCTACTTATACTCCAAAGTAAGATCGATCGTATATTGCATgcgtatgtttatatatatatgtgtgtacagtGCATCGTATGCCATAAGCATTCTTCTGTTTCTCCATTGTAGTATGTGCGCCATGATGTGGTAACCGATTGGCTAGGCGATGATCACGAACCGCTCACAGGCTTCTCGTGGCGCGGTGGTTCCGAACGTGACACCACAGGTATTTTAATGTGGTCCGAAATATTCCTGCACGACTACCCAAACGGTGATAAGGTGGCCATCATTTTGCTCGACACACAAGGTGCATTCGATAGTCAAAGTACAGTGCGCGATTGTGCTACCGTTTTTGCACTCAGCACAATGGTCTCCTCCGTTCAGATATATAATTTGTCACAAAACATACAGGAAGACGATCTGCAGCATTTGCAGTTGTTCACTGAATATGGCCGTTTAGCATTGGCCGACACCGGCAAAAAGCCGTTTCAACGTCTACAGTTTCTGGTGCGCGATTGGAGTTTTCCATATGAAGCTGAGTATGGGGCTTTAGGTGGCGATAAGATACTAAAGCGCCGCCTAGAAGTGTCAGACAAACAGCACCCGGAATTGCAGTCGTTGCGACGACACATTGCCTCCTGTTTCATGGAAGTGGCATGTTTCTTAATGCCACATCCAGGCTTAAGCGTAGCAACTAATCCCAAATTTGATGGTCGTCTCAAGGATATAACGCCTGAATTCAAACAAAGTTTGCGCACATTTGTGCCAATGTTACTGTCACCAGACAATCTGGTATATAAAGAAATTAGCGGCCAACGGGTGCGTGCACGCGACCTCATACAGTACTTCCAGTCATACATGAGCATCTACAAGGGCAATGAGTTGCCCGAGCCGAAGAGCATGCTAGTGGTAAGTGACGtgatcaaatataaataaactccTTATTCGCTTGATCGTGCCGAGGCAACATTGATTTACTGGCAACTATTTATCATTTTAGGCCACCGCTGAGGCTAATCACTTGACAGCCGTAGCATCAGCGAAGGAACTTTACAATCAGTTGATGGAGGAGGTTTGTGGCGGTACTAAGCCGTACTTAAGCACAGCACATCTGGATGCAGAACATTTCCGAATCAAGGATCAGGCATTATTCCAAGTAaacaacatacacacacacttcacacatacacacactattGCTTATACTCATTTCATGATTTGTATACATAGTTCGCATCTAAACGAAAAATGGGAGGTGAAGAGTTCTCCGAGAAATTCCGTCAACAGTTGGATGTGGATCTGGAAGATTCTTATGCCACTTACAAATCGCACAATGAGagcaaaaacattttcaagGCTGCACGCACGCCGGCCGTGTATTTCGCCGCAGCAGTGATCTGTTATGTACTAAGTGGAATATTTGGTCTAGTAGGGCTCTACACATTTGCCAATTTCTGTAATCTAGTAATGGGTGTGGCTTTATTAACATTGGCGCTGTGGGCTTATATTAGGTAAAAATCACCGTTACAAGCGTGAATGGTTTCTAACATTTGCTgaatagtaaaataataatagttatAAATCCAAAAATATCCACTAACAGGTACAGCGGTGAAATGGGTGATTTTGGTGTAAAATTGGATGACTTTGCGACGTTTATGTGGGATAATGTgagttcatattcatattttttactctttggccttttcaaattttttttaaatttgatttgctGTTACTAACCCGATTTCAGTTCATGAAACCCATATATCAGGGCTGCATGGAGAAGGGTATACAACATGTGGCAACGCATGCTGCCGAAGCGGCAGTTGGTGGACGCACAGCATCTACGGCAATGAATGGTAAGGTGAAGAAGTCATGAGAATACGCCAAAAGATCTcaccagcaacagcaacagcagcagcagcaaaaacaacaaactcaACCAAATTCTAAAGGGAAAATAGTAACAacgaaaataaacaacaataataatgtgGCACAACAGAAAGGTACAAGAGCAGCAACAATTGTGCCACAAGGTGGTGGTGGTAATATTGGCGATAGAGCCGACAAAACTGTGATCATGCAAATTTGGTCACGTTTAGTGGGTACGACGTCCAGTTCGCAAACTAATTTTGCTCAAACTCCCAACACTGCAGCACGTCAATACGCTACCGTCACACCGCCAAATGGTGATGCCAACAGCAATGCAAGCAACACAACAAATCCAAATAGCGCGGCTAGCAATCGCAAAAAGCGAAGACCCAAGAAGTAAATGTAttgtacatagaaaaaaaaagttcgccCAACGCccgtaaaaaatgtttgttagctACAAATGCAAATACTGAACGCAAAATTTAGTAACTATACATAACTGCAATCTTATTATGCAATTCCGTAAGTTggaaatggaaatattttaaactcGGATAATTTATGTACAGTCTTACTCTTCGGCCAATTGTAGAATTTTGTCTTAGATTAAGGAGTTGCATATAAGAGCGAACATTTGCCCAGCATTTACCCTATTcgctaaatatttatataccttATAATATGGTCCACTAGCAACactgtttaaaaaacaaaaaaaaaacattgaccGTGATGGTCACTGTTGTTGTTATACGATAATATAATGgtgtttgttattattatttcgaTAATTGTATTGTTTTCAGTGCTGCCTTGaaaaactaaatgaataaaatttgaaatcctTAGAAATCATTACAAAAATAGTCGTCTATACCATTCACAGATCGTAAATTTTAGGCATTATGCGGTTGTTAAAAAATGCGATCTGccgatgcatacatatgtacgtatgtagacataattgaattttgatatattcTCATTTCTCCTTATTACTGAGCAACagattttactaaattatcaaattgCCTATTCTAATTTGAGCTCGCCAACAATGCTGCAGAGTATGCTTGAATAGAAACAATGTTGAAGTTGTTGGTGGAATCCAGCTTTATTTTTATACCCTTGAAAGACCCCTCAAGAAAAAAGgtcttattagaaaaaataagaagCAACGTGtcatttgtgtatgaaaagaatttATAGAATTTCCGCAtcactgttaattttttgatttatgtttgttttctattttttgtgtttgtttatcCACCTGCctgcatatttacataatatTAATAATGATGGTAATAATTAATTTGTTAATAACTACAATAATATTAATGTTGCATATTCGTACCATTTCTTTTATACAATTCGTCTTCTATAACTTTGTAAGAATTATTTGGTTAAGGTATTAAATGCAGtgaatataagtatatgtatacatacagaaTACAGcaattggaaattttaatttttgaaattaaaaaataaaaaacaaagtcaaTAAAAGTGAGTAGATATGAAGTTTCTCTGATATGGATTGggatttgtatatttttcccTTGGGTATAGTTGAGACACAAATTATAaaccttccgatagggtgattaattttgcgcaaccttgtatttttttttttctaccagCTGTTAAGCGGAGTCCTCTCCGGTTTACCGAGAGCTCACGGAGCAAATAGAAAAACCCGTCGCGTTTTTCTCAATTCCCATCTAACTCGAAAAGCTCCGCActgatttacaaaaaacaaatgttattaCAGGGTCTggcattcgaagtgtaaccaacttcaggccGCTGTctattagttggctaaatgacagtccagggtattgtttacaagcgtgcggaagcattttgccttTTCAAACGTGATAGTTTGATGCCCGaagagcaccttaaagtaaaaaaagtgtttgcttatcgcaccattactcgttacagtgGTACTTGTAGCATCGCAAAACGTCATGTGGGCCATCAAAAGgttgcaacgtcacgtgaaatggttcaaaaagtaaagaagcgacttgagcgaaatccccgacgaagtgccaatcaaatggcgaaggaactgaaaatatctgaccttagcatccgccgcatactgaaaaatgatctcaaagtcaaaccttacaagatccaaaaggcgcatgatctcacaccaaagtaaCAAGAAGTCAGACTTgacagagcgaaggagttgcttggCTTGGCCGAAAGTGGTCAATTTTCGAACATTGCGTTTtgtgacgagaaaatttttcgaattgagcaattcgtaaactcccaaaacgataggatttAATTGGCCCACtcttcatacgagaatttaagtcatcgattggccaccaggaggcagcacccaccacaggtaatggtttgtgccgctgtaaccgcaggtgGGCActcttcaatcgttttcatcgagcctgacgtcaaggtaaatgcaaaatattatccgGAAAGTATTCTAGAGGTTGTTTGAAGCCGTAGGTAGATAAACATTTaggtggcagaccatgggcgTTTAATCAGGACTCTGCACTGTCTCACAAATCTCGagggaaccaagaatggctaaaaaacaacgttccgaacttcataacgttcacAAGGAGAGCaagatccgaactaaaagattcagtCTCGAGGCGTTGAAAAAAGTCGCGAGTCGACCAAATACCtgtaagtcacattcgggcagctagCGATTCCTTTCTGAACCgtttcaaggccatagtcacgCCAACAGATGGTCATatggagcaaaagtaaattgattcttaattttgtattattttcacacatttttcactttgaattgtaattttccaaactgaatttgtggcctttttaattggttacacttcgtgtGCTGAACCCTGTAAATTACTTGTCAAATAAAATACAGACAATCAAAGATACGGGGGAAGAGATGttattttgtggaacaacattaatacgcacgccacaaatagggagaggagctcggccaaatataacaaaagtgtaataatatatatttgtaatatttattttttttttttttatggttgaAACAACTAATTGGAAAGGAAATGTATTTTTAGGTTGTTGTAACACATAAAACATACGACATTAACTTTTGGGGAAAAGCTTTGTGTCGCTCCTTTAGCCACCATCTCCAAATGGGCTCAAATTTAGTCTGCACTATATTCCAAGAAAAGGAGCCGCTATCAAAGAAGCAATCGAATGGTTATACTCCCTGTACCCTTTACTGAGCACgtaataataaaagtttcacTTATAAACCTTCACAACCCTGCTGCAAATGCTAAGCTTATACTTTTGTGATGCTTGACGGTAATTTACCATTGAAAATCGCAAAGAAAAGAATGAAGCAATCGTCCAAACAAAAGGTTTATGATATCAATTTTAGAAGGCTGCGAGCAACAATGGCTGAATTTTTGGCAGCTAGAACTCTGTACgaaggttgccttttatattttatgccattaatgaaaacacagtaaaataataacggAAAACACAGTAAtactaatttattgtttttgaaatattatccTTGGAAATCAATAcatttctgcattcgcttgaaccgaTTTTCAAAGCACCTTTGTCACTCAGAAGCGGATATCTCCAACACGaactgtttaaaggcttcaTCACCTTCTTaaggcgttgaaaaacgttaagttcgaattttatttattttgtaaagaaaTCACTAGGTGCCAAATCAGGGTTGTAAGCCGATAATGACCCATTATTTCAATCTTCTGAGTGCTCAAAAATTGCTTGTGGAAGTTGTGTGCCGATACGTGAGAACTCGCATTGTCTTGATGGAAGATGATTCCTTTTCGGCGGTTGGTTCTCcttaattttccacaaaactCTGGCAAGCAAatagttgtgtaccactcagaattgacggttttaagtttctctagtggaacagttgcgacatgaccagattttctAGTTAATGCGAAAAAACCGGCGACCATTTACTTTGAGGTGCTTTTTTGCGTGAAGAACTTTTGCTGGATTAAGCTCGTATTGGAACACTGTCACTGTCGATTGCTGTTTCATTTCCTGCTCATATGCATGGATCCAAAATTCTTCACCggttacgatgtcatagacgtgctttAAGCCAacgcggctgaatttcttcaacatttctgtaCACCAATCGACAAGAGTccttttttgggcaattgtcaaattaaGCGATATCCAACGAGAACTAATgttaatttttcaactcactgaaaaaaagaAACTCTCGTGTGTAAGTTTACATATACtttcgataaaaaataaaaaaattaatacagttTGTCACACATAATGTTGCAAAGGCGCAAATTATAAAAAGCAACTCTAGTGCTTTCGCCAAAGTTTCCAGAATTTCACATCGAACgtgaaactttaaaaaatcgtgCAACACAGCGATTGAACAAGTTTGAACTAGACCTAGACCCACCTCATTGTCAACATAATAACATTGCAGGGAACTGCAATATCTGAAATTATCTTAATATCCAAGCCTGGGAAACCACTAGATTGTTACTTCTTATAGACCGATTAGTTTTCTCCCAGTCTTACCAAAGGTTTTTTTAAAAAGACCCCTTAAGCCAATACTAATAGAAAAGCAATTAATACCCAATCATCAGTTTGGCTTCCGCCAAGAGCCCGCAACAACGGAACCATACgcaaagctttaaaaaaaaaataacaattttgtaCTGCGGCTTTCCTTGACGTTTTACAGTCATTCGATAAAGTTTGTCACTCCGGTTTActgtataaattgaaaaaaaagttactaTGAGGTGTTACACTCCTATCTCAATGACAGGTATTTCAAAATCAGACTGGGAGACGAAGTCACAAATTTATCCCCGATCTCTGCAGGTATTCCACAAGGAATGTTCTTGGTCCCgtattatacaaaatatttactgagAATGATATCGTCATTATGATTACTAGTCACAACAGTATTTTGGTGACACATTTTCTACAAGAAAACATTAAAGATATAGAAAAATGGCTCAATAGTTGGTATACAGATAAATCCAACAAAGTCCACGCAAGTTACCTTCACACTGAAACGAGAAACATGTGCTGCCGCCACCTTATTCGATCAGCATCGATTCAGTAAGTTATTGGTATCAAAAGTATatagtaaagaaattcattaggTGAGCGTAGATTTCACCTATTTCACGCTCTTCAAGATCGCTCCATTAGCTaagttaaaaaaccaaaaaaaggatCTACTGCTTGCCTGGTCGAGCAAAGATTGTGGGAGTTCCATTAACTACACGTGGCGAGCATTTAGACAGATAGCCCTAAAATCAGTTCGGTGAATGTCAGGTGAGTACTCTGACTGTAAAGTGGCAAGCTCTTATTGCTTACTGGCAACCTACCTATGTGTTGGGCGGCGAAGGGAGCTCTCTAAAGCTAGCCAAGTCGAAAAACTCAATATTGGAGTGGGTTCTTAACAGGGCATTATGTAGTCTCCACTGGATATTTGTAGGTATTATACCCCATTATAAACTTAAAAGCACTACATATTGACAaagttgactatttatttatatatttttaatttcaagtacttcttttacaaagaaatttcattaattctATAACAAGGACCATATTAATCcatgtttcaaattttatacaaaaattataaaaactcctttcattaaaatttcaaaatttttaagcagatttaaaaaaatttggtacatAGTTTTATAGcacataataaattttatatgataCAGTGGGTTTGTTATCGtatatagagaaaatgcgcaaagGGAGACACTCCAATATTGCACTTTACTTtactacaaaattttattaagataTAAAACAGCATACCAAAaatcttttctaatttttgtattatacaatatattattcTAAAATTGGATGTGTTTAGTTTTGCTTAGACAAGTCTAACTTTTGTAaagaagtaattaaaattaagaaataaatatggtAAATAAATACGCAACTGCGGTCAATATGTGGTCAAAAGACGATCTGCCTCTTGTGATGCTACGCCCCTGTAACCCAATTAGAATAATTCGCGTACTTGCCCAAATATCACCGGTTGTTTAGGTATAAATAGAGAGACTAATTGGTGAGTGATGGAGACTGAATTTATTGGCGGTGAGAGTGAACAAAATGATATCGAGAACTGCAGACGCAAATACAAACTACAGAGAAAAAAAATCGGCACATAAAATGCCTCATATCTTTTAATTAGGCAGCCTTTGCAATTAACTTCCCATTGAATTTCAATCAAATTCACTGTGAATCTGTTCCTTGTTTCACTTTCACTGTCTCACATCCGTGAGAGATAAATCTCATGCACAGGAATTTGAATGTTCTGAGATACGGATTTACTGGAAAAATGTGGGTAGAAATCACTACGACCTCAATTTGTTAATTCGAAGCCTTCGCACCAAATTGTTATTTTAATCGATGCAAAGATAtgtgaatttgaaattattggGCATGTGCTACAATTCGTTTTCACatgaaattgaatttgaatttgtgtTGAATTTCACTGCTCTGTTTTCGTTTTCGAACATCAAATCGCAATGATCTGGCAGGTGCCAGAAATCGAAATCCCCATATTGGAATCGCGAAGAATCGTCGAAAAAACTAGAAATGTAATCGTTCCTGATATTTGGTTCGCTGCAGTTTAAAAAGATCTCTCAAAACTAAAGTGAAACTAGAAGGATTCTTATCCTTTTTTTATCTTATATTatacaatctcgcacctactgtgccactgacGCAGGTTTAAtattctgggtagacaattttttaatgagttagaagatctcagttctacagaaatcagaaatattttaaaatttttgaaaagcacacactggttttaggagagatagggacaagctccccacgcggcatcacaatgggctatgagcctgagtgtgtcccacaggacaaccgcttcaacctaacctaacctatataaGATGTAATATTATTTCTTgtgtataataatttaaattttgtttgtattttattcgaataaatatttttggtcaAACCTGTACTGGAGAGATAAATAAAACGACTTAGTATAGTTATAGTGGAAACCCTATAGAGAAAAAACACTTGTATTGCTCAAAGAGGTGCTTCTAGATCGTTCAAGAGGAGAGCACAGCATAAATGTTATTTTAGCtgtcaaagtcaaaaaaatctatttttcaaattacttCCGTACACTCCATACAAACCAAAACTTCGAATACAAATgagatatatgtatttaattttcaaaatattaagcaCTGAATTACAAACTAAGCTAAATTTAAACTAGAAATTATCCTGAATTGTAATTCAGTATCGCTTTCACTATCAATCTCGGCCTTGTTCTCAAATTCGGCCACTGCATCATCGTTCCCCTTCGATTTGAATCATTTCATCGTCTCCCTTAACTAATATATATAACTATCATTTTGTTGGTCGGTTGATTTTTTCTCAGTTC
Coding sequences within:
- the LOC129235683 gene encoding atlastin encodes the protein MPGVAVQIINTSEEHTFVLNEDALSEVLMRDEVKDRFVCVVSVAGAFRKGKSFLLDFFLRYLYSKYVRHDVVTDWLGDDHEPLTGFSWRGGSERDTTGILMWSEIFLHDYPNGDKVAIILLDTQGAFDSQSTVRDCATVFALSTMVSSVQIYNLSQNIQEDDLQHLQLFTEYGRLALADTGKKPFQRLQFLVRDWSFPYEAEYGALGGDKILKRRLEVSDKQHPELQSLRRHIASCFMEVACFLMPHPGLSVATNPKFDGRLKDITPEFKQSLRTFVPMLLSPDNLVYKEISGQRVRARDLIQYFQSYMSIYKGNELPEPKSMLVATAEANHLTAVASAKELYNQLMEEVCGGTKPYLSTAHLDAEHFRIKDQALFQFASKRKMGGEEFSEKFRQQLDVDLEDSYATYKSHNESKNIFKAARTPAVYFAAAVICYVLSGIFGLVGLYTFANFCNLVMGVALLTLALWAYIRYSGEMGDFGVKLDDFATFMWDNFMKPIYQGCMEKGIQHVATHAAEAAVGGRTASTAMNGKVKKS